Proteins encoded together in one Impatiens glandulifera chromosome 1, dImpGla2.1, whole genome shotgun sequence window:
- the LOC124922358 gene encoding G-type lectin S-receptor-like serine/threonine-protein kinase At1g11300, giving the protein MGLSLWREIIQILQVTVIFTSCFCLKSFVAENTIDLNNPVTDPGNITSKNGVFRLGFFSLSNNNNFRYVGIWYNVPKLTVVWVANKDKPLNDSSGLLTISKDGNLVVLNGKKDVLWSSNVSYKASAINTSALLQDSGNLILQDASSGKAIWQSFEHVSNSFLVGMRLSVNMNSNKDEIKSTSWRSNEDPSFGVFTMGMDPYNLPQVVVWNGSLPYWRSGPWNGQFFIGKQSRGSYHGLDVTDDKQGNVFMGFTYSDVSLKYFLLDSDGVLKYRHWVEGKQDWEDLWLAQETECDFYGRCGLFAMCNPKNLQLCSCLKGFEPNESAEWNSGNFTSGCKRLKPLECQRNSSQVQEVGKRDGFLKLGTVKIPDFSVWSSGLEDECQSQCLNNCSCTAYAYYEGIGCMQWDGGLIDLQQFSNNGADFYFRVAHSELGGDKKKQKNVVIAITVTVSTVVVAIAACLFWFWVTKRSGKYGTNNSGLIRHPFKNWPLFSDYSKDMSENSMTKKVEELPLFDFEQLLIATNHFHLANKLGEGGFGPVYKGKLQDGQLIAVKRLSSCSSQGLEEFMNEVMVISKLQHRNLVKLLGCCIEREEKMLVYELMPNKGLDAFLFDSPKQELLDWRKRANIIEGVGRGLLYLHRDSRLKIIHRDLKASNILLDEELNPKISDFGMARIFGGNEDQARTMRVVGTYGYMSPEYAMHGRFSEKSDVFSYGMLLLEIVSGRRNSSFYNSEQSISLIGYTWKLWNSGDIAELIDPKMSKEGFEMEILRCIHVGLLCVQDSAKDRPPISTALSMLSSEIDHLPQPNKPAFAEAHVVQEGNDGCSANQFTITMVEAR; this is encoded by the exons ATGGGTTTGAGCCTGTGGAGAGAAATCATTCAAATACTTCAGGTCACTGTTATATTCACTTCTTGTTTCTGTTTGAAGTCATTTGTAGCTGAAAATACTATAGATCTCAACAACCCGGTCACAGATCCAGGAAACATCACATCAAAAAATGGAGTTTTCAGGCTTGGATTCTTCAGTCTgtctaataacaataattttcgTTATGTTGGGATCTGGTATAATGTTCCCAAATTGACTGTGGTGTGGGTAGCCAACAAAGATAAGCCTCTGAATGATTCCTCTGGACTTCTCACCATATCTAAGGACGGAAACCTTGTTGTCTTGAATGGGAAGAAAGATGTTCTTTGGTCTTCAAATGTGTCTTATAAAGCATCAGCAATTAATACAAGTGCTTTGCTCCAAGACTCGGGAAACCTCATTCTTCAAGATGCGTCTAGTGGGAAAGCTATTTGGCAAAGCTTCGAGCATGTTTCAAACTCATTCTTGGTGGGGATGAGACTTAGCGTTAACATGAACAGTAACAAGGATGAGATCAAATCAACATCGTGGAGAAGCAATGAAGATCCTTCCTTTGGAGTGTTCACCATGGGTATGGATCCTTATAACCTCCCACAAGTTGTTGTGTGGAATGGAAGTCTCCCTTATTGGCGAAGTGGTCCTTGGAATGGACAGTTCTTCATTGGTAAACAGTCTAGAGGCTCTTATCATGGTTTAGACGTCACAGATGACAAACAAGGAAATGTCTTCATGGGTTTCACTTATTCAGATGTCAGTTTGAAGTATTTTCTTTTGGATTCAGATGGAGTTCTGAAATATAGACATTGGGTTGAAGGGAAACAAGATTGGGAGGATTTATGGTTGGCTCAAGAGACGGAATGCGATTTCTATGGAAGATGTGGGCTGTTTGCAATGTGCAATCCGAAGAATTTGCAGTTGTGTTCGTGTTTAAAAGGGTTTGAGCCAAATGAATCTGCTGAGTGGAATAGTGGAAATTTTACAAGTGGGTGCAAGAGGCTAAAACCTCTTGAATGCCAGAGAAACAGCAGCCAGGTTCAAGAAGTGGGGAAGAGAGATGGGTTCTTAAAACTGGGTACTGTGAAAATACCTGATTTTTCTGTTTGGTCTTCTGGCCTGGAAGATGAATGCCAGAGCCAATGCTTGAACAATTGTTCCTGCACAGCTTATGCTTATTATGAAGGCATTGGTTGTATGCAATGGGATGGAGGCTTGATTGATTTGCAGCAGTTCTCTAACAATGGTGCAGATTTCTATTTTCGTGTGGCCCATTCAGAGCTAGGTGGAG ATAAAAAGAAGCAAAAGAACGTAGTGATTGCAATTACAGTGACAGTATCGACAGTAGTAGTTGCCATAGCTGCCTGCTTGTTTTGGTTTTGGGTGACTAAGCGAAGTGGTAAATATGGGACAAATAATTCAGGCTTGATTCGTCATCCATTTAAGAATTGGCCATTATTTTCTGATTATTCAAAAGATATGTCAGAAAACAGCATGACCAAAAAAGTTGAAGAGCTTCCATTGTTCGATTTCGAGCAACTTCTAATAGCCACAAACCACTTTCATTTGGCGAATAAGCTTGGTGAGGGTGGGTTTGGCCCAGTTTACAAG GGAAAATTACAAGATGGACAGCTAATAGCTGTTAAAAGGCTATCAAGTTGTTCAAGCCAAGGATTGGAAGAGTTCATGAATGAAGTTATGGTGATATCTAAGCTCCAACACCGTAACCTTGTTAAATTACTTGGCTGTTGTATTGAACGAGAAGAAAAGATGCTAGTATATGAACTAATGCCCAATAAAGGCTTGGATGCTTTTCTCTTTG ATTCTCCTAAACAAGAACTGCTAGATTGGAGAAAACGAGCTAACATAATTGAAGGAGTTGGTAGAGGTCTGCTCTACCTGCATAGAGACTCTAGATTAAAGATCATTCATAGAGATCTGAAAGCAAGCAACATTTTGTTGGATGAAGAATTAAACCCAAAAATCTCAGATTTCGGAATGGCAAGAATATTTGGAGGCAATGAAGATCAAGCCAGAACGATGAGAGTCGTTGGAACTTA TGGCTATATGTCTCCAGAATACGCGATGCATGGGAGATTCTCAGAAAAATCCGATGTTTTCAGCTATGGCATGTTATTACTCGAGATTGTAAGTGGGAGACGCAATTCTAGCTTCTACAACAGCGAGCAATCTATAAGCCTAATAGGATAT ACATGGAAACTATGGAATTCAGGCGATATAGCGGAGTTAATAGACCCGAAAATGTCCAAAGAAGGGTTTGAAATGGAGATATTAAGATGCATACATGTTGGGTTGTTATGCGTTCAGGATTCTGCTAAAGACAGGCCTCCTATTTCTACTGCCCTTTCAATGTTGAGCAGCGAGATTGATCATCTTCCTCAGCCGAATAAACCTGCATTTGCCGAAGCACATGTTGTTCAGGAAGGTAACGACGGCTGTTCTGCGAACCAATTTACTATTACAATGGTTGAAGCCCGATAG